A portion of the Nitratidesulfovibrio termitidis HI1 genome contains these proteins:
- a CDS encoding heme exporter protein CcmB, whose translation MLSAALAIASKDLRLLLSRGTGLVQALLLGLLLIFVFSLSQRVGEVMGPQGAAAIFWLASAFCQVLIFNTLFAIEEANGARFGLLLAPVPVQAVWLGKGIAGFTLLLCAQAVFLPAAIVFLGQSVSPLWHVGLATVLLADVGIVALGALLGALSQGQAARESLLSIVLFPLLVPVLLAGIRVGAAAFADDIPEGVESWLGLVAAFDALFLGAGIVLFPFVYGGEE comes from the coding sequence ATGCTGAGCGCCGCCCTTGCCATCGCATCGAAAGACCTGCGCCTGCTGCTGTCACGCGGCACCGGCCTGGTTCAGGCCCTGCTGCTGGGACTGTTGCTGATCTTCGTGTTCAGTCTGTCGCAGCGAGTGGGCGAGGTGATGGGCCCGCAGGGTGCCGCCGCCATCTTCTGGCTGGCGTCCGCCTTCTGTCAGGTGCTCATCTTCAATACCCTGTTCGCCATCGAGGAAGCCAACGGCGCGCGCTTCGGCCTGCTGCTGGCCCCTGTGCCGGTGCAGGCCGTGTGGCTGGGCAAGGGCATTGCCGGGTTTACCCTGCTGCTCTGCGCCCAGGCCGTGTTCCTGCCCGCCGCCATCGTCTTCCTGGGCCAGTCCGTATCACCCCTGTGGCATGTGGGCCTGGCCACCGTGCTGCTGGCGGATGTGGGCATCGTGGCCCTGGGCGCGCTGCTGGGTGCGCTGTCGCAAGGGCAGGCCGCCCGCGAATCGTTGCTCAGCATCGTGCTGTTTCCGCTGCTGGTCCCGGTGCTGCTTGCGGGCATCCGGGTGGGCGCCGCCGCCTTCGCCGACGACATCCCCGAAGGGGTGGAATCATGGCTGGGGCTGGTGGCCGCCTTTGACGCGCTGTTCCTTGGCGCAGGCATCGTGCTCTTTCCCTTCGTGTACGGCGGGGAAGAATAG
- a CDS encoding ABC transporter ATP-binding protein, which produces MLLRLTKVAKFYGNRLVIKDVSFEVSPGTVTLLAGPNGAGKSTLLKLMAGLSRPSSGNVERGIADEALGYLGHQTFIYPELTAFENLAFWARLHGLAPERCSEDALLAALERMELKRFAFERAGGFSRGMAQRLNLARVLLLSPSLLLLDEPGTGLDTRSMAILHREIAAARDRGAGIVWISHSVTEDLARADRVLAIAEKRVVYSGPAADYVPEAVAC; this is translated from the coding sequence ATGCTGCTCCGGCTGACCAAGGTCGCCAAGTTCTACGGCAACCGGCTGGTAATCAAGGACGTCTCGTTCGAGGTGTCCCCCGGCACGGTCACGCTGCTGGCCGGTCCCAACGGGGCGGGCAAATCCACGCTGCTCAAGCTGATGGCCGGACTTTCCCGCCCCAGCTCGGGCAACGTGGAACGCGGCATCGCGGACGAAGCCCTTGGCTACCTCGGTCACCAGACCTTCATCTATCCCGAGCTCACCGCCTTCGAGAACCTGGCCTTCTGGGCGCGCCTGCACGGCCTTGCTCCGGAGCGTTGCTCTGAAGACGCCTTGCTGGCCGCCCTTGAGCGCATGGAACTGAAGCGCTTCGCCTTCGAACGGGCGGGCGGCTTTTCGCGCGGGATGGCCCAGCGGCTGAACCTTGCACGGGTGCTGCTGCTGTCGCCGTCGCTGCTGCTGCTGGATGAACCGGGCACCGGGCTCGACACCCGGTCCATGGCCATCCTGCATCGCGAAATCGCCGCCGCGCGCGACCGGGGCGCGGGCATCGTCTGGATCAGCCATTCCGTGACCGAAGACCTTGCCCGGGCCGACCGGGTGCTGGCCATTGCCGAAAAGCGCGTGGTCTACAGCGGCCCTGCCGCCGACTACGTTCCGGAGGCCGTGGCATGCTGA